AACAGAGGACGGTCAACTTTAGCCTAGATAGGTTAACACTGGAATAAAACTGAGTAGCCATTTTTAGGGATGTTGTCTATGAATGAGATTGTTGAGCAGctcctttttctttatttaaattcTTACTGCTGTTGCTTCaagatgtttttattaattaatttatgaaCCTAATTTATTGTTTGGTATTTAACTTTTGTATTGTATGCAATCTTTGTGTTGACTAGTGCTCAAGTGAGTTAAAATGTTTGGATCGATACGACGGACTCTTTAGAGCACACCAGATTTTGAATTTCCTCCTGCAAATGACTAAATAGTGAACTTACATTTCAGTTTGTTTCAAGATGAACCGTGACCATTTCTTTGATATTGTGTTTTATTCTGAGCCATGATCTTCCACTTTCGCTTTATGTTTTACACCAACCCACTGAAATCTGCTCAAAGTAATTGGCCATACAGTGATGATAAAAGCAAATAAAACGTATTTTTATTCTCCTCAGGGAGAGGATACACATTTCCTTTCTGatattcaccagtgttttgtgtAAACCTATCTCACTCCTAatactggaagaaaaaaaaacattgtattagAGCAATATGTATCTCAGACCCTTTATAAAAATCACCTTGGAATACCTTCAAATATGCACTAATTTGCCTTTTCCGTCCAATAGTGGTCATGGGAATATTCTGAATAAATTACTTGTGAAATCCAACTTTagcttctttgtttttttttaaccttatcTAAAGTATAATAAAGAAATGGActccaacacataaaacaagtgGAAGTTACCCACAGGGTAGGAGAGAATTATCTTAACAGATGCTCAATACAGTGCCATGGATTATTTGAATGGTATTCAATGATTGtaactctatatatatatatatatatatatgtatgtgtgtgtgtgtgtgtatatgtgtatatatatgtatatatgtgtgtgtgtgtgtatatgtgtatatatatatatatatatgtgtgtgtatatatatatatgtatatatatatatgtgtgtgtgtgtgtgtatatatatatatatatgtatatatatatatatatatatatatatatatgtgtgtgtgtatatgtatatatatatgtgtatgtatatatatgtgtatgtatatatatgtatatatatatgtatatatgtatatatatatgtatatatatatatatatatgtatatatatatatgtgtatgtatatatatatatgtgtatatatatatatatgtgtatatatatatatgtgtatatatatatatatgtatatatatatgtgtatatatatatatatatgtgtatatatatgtgtgtatatatatatatgtgtatgtgtgtgtattagtatTGTTATGTTTGCTTAATTTCTAGAAAAAGTACAAGTTGTCCAAGGTTCTATATTTTGAAAGGACGTTTTTTTCGTCTGACGTCACTTCCTGTAACTTCCGGGGGTCCTCCCGCCGCCAAAAAGAAATAAACTGCCATAGCCAGAAATAATGGTGTCCGAGAAGGAGAGAGCAGGTATTCGCAGGTTTGTGTGTGGTCAACTCCGTGATGAGCCAGACCTCAGGTAAAGTTGAAGCATTCACGAGTTGCTTGATCAAGTGTTGCTTGTTCCGAGAAGAAATACACAGGCCTAAGCgtttttaattgtgtgtgtgtgtgtgtgtgtgtgtgtgtgtgtgtgtgtgtgtgtgtgtgtgtgtgtgtgtgtgtgtgtgtgtgtgtgtgtgtgtgtgtgtgtgtgtgtgtgtgttgatttaATTTCTGCTAACTTTGGTCTAACATTATATTAAGGACTAACATTAAGGACAGTCAATACAGTAACACAAGTTACACACTGGCACGTAACGATACGTGTTTTAACACTgctatttaataaataaataaaaatcttaAACCAGTTGCATGTTGCGCATTTAACGCAAACACTTCAGTGGCTGTAACTTTAATGCGCCATTTACAATTGCGATAAGTCATTCCAATACGACGCTGATATTAGCCTCCTTTGGCTAACGTTACACTAAATGTAATTTTAGGAAGCAAGTAACTTTGATAAAAGTTGTTAGTGTCAGTGATAGCTGCCAATGGGTGGTATaaaccattgacatatatatatatatatatatataaatataaataaataaataaataaataaaggtataaACCCTCAATTTTACACCAGTTAGTTGGAAGCGATATATATCAGTGGATGGAACAAGATGTTATCAAGTAACGTTACTGTGCTGAAAGTGTATCTAGTTAGTCATGTGCAAGCCTCTCTTTTAGTAATTTAATTACAATTGGTTAAAATTAGTTTTAACAAATGTGTGGTCTACTATttggaatgttttgttttggagaaaaatACACCAAATGCCACATAATCGTCTTAAACTGTGCATTTTAAACAAATCTACATGATAAATATTTTCTTATAAACATAAATTCTAACTGCGATAGTAGTTTTAATCCACTGTAAGAAAATTGTATGAACAGTAGTGCCCACAAACCTACAATTTGCTGCACAAGTAATGTTCTCTATTTTGTTGTGAAAGTTTACTTACAAAGGCCAAAAGTTTCATTCAATCGATTTTGTGGATAAAATCTATGATCTGAGATTTGATATTCCATAATATCCCAGTAGTGATTACTTGTAATATTAAACATAATTCATTACCTTTGGCAGCAGCTCATCAGTATAAACAGTCTTCATCTGTTTATTTCAGTCACTCAGTATAATGTGGGTATGTTAAATGTTATCGTTTTCAGATGTATAGCTATGTATTCAAAAACACAAAGACCTCCTCCCTCACACACCATGATGTAgcctaatctttttttttttatatcttatTTCAGCACACTGACCTTAGGAATTTTAAAAAGGCGATATCTGGCACATGTGGGATGTGAATCACTAAATCCAGAGGCCAGAAATGTCATGAAACAGGTGGTTAAAGAGGAACTCGTGAAAATGCAGGTATATGAATTATCTATCCCACACAGCTTGTACGTGTTTCTTTAGTGAGTGTTTTAGCTTTGTTAGGGGGATAATTTAGTGCTGTAGTTATTGCTGTCatcctgttcttttttttcctcctaggAAAAAGATGAAAATGGAAGTGAGTTGGAGACCGCGAAGCCCCAAAACAAAAGGAAGAGAGATAAGGAAAATGACGAAGTCATAAGTGGtaaagaagaagatgatgatgttgatgaaTCCAGGGCAAAGAAATCCCGTCGTCAGTCAACCTCATCATCAGGTAGGTTATAACTTATTTTTCTATGCATTTAGATGTAGCCTGTAGTTTTAATAATCTATAGCATGTTTTACTGTACACTTTAGTTACtcaataaaacatgtcatggactATAATTTACAATAGGACTAGAGCTGCAAATaataatgatttatttttaattaattgctGGGCTGGAAAATGGCCCATCAGTCCTTGGGGATGTCATCAACGGTCTTCTTTTGTCCGACCaactgtccaaaactcaaagacattcagtttacAGTGAAATAGAATAGACAAAGCAGATCAtcatatttgagaagctggaaccaacaaatgtttggcatttttgctttaaaatgacaaaatattgcATTGATTATCAAAAGAGTTGCCAATAcaattttctgggaaacaacaAAAGATTTATTTCAACTAATGGTTGCAACTCTAAGTAGGACACATACATTTTGCAACACTAGGGTGTAGCTGAATCTCAGGTCAGCTGTGGCACAGAaaaccacttttttttgttggtatGCCACTCATTGGAGGCATTTGATATTTCAGATAGTCTCACTCCTGACCTACGTTAACCTTACCTTGTCTGTGTTCTCCCCAGTGAGGTTTGTTCATTTACCATTGAGTTTTGTTGCTCCATTGTAAACAATGAAATGTTGTCTTTTCTTGTCTGGCTAATGATAGAATCAGAAGACAAAGAGGAATGTGAAACTGGAAGTGAGGAGGAAGCACAAATGAAATCTGAATCTGAGGATGCAGAGCAAGAGGTGAAAAACTCCAAGCGAATAAAAAATGGAAACCGTAAACCGCAGATAAACAGTGAAGACTCATCAGATGAGGACGTTAATAAGTCTGAAAAAAAAGGGAATGAGAGTGACTGTGATAACAGTCCAAAAGAAATGGTGATAAAAAGAGCAAATGCTACAAAGACTGGAGAGACAAGAAGCAGCAATACAAGTCAAGGAAAGACAGCACAGAGTGATGAAGAGAATGAAACTGACACGGATAGCAAGTcagaaaagagtgaaaaaagCAATGACTCCTCAGATGACAGTGAAAAAGGTGACTATGCAAACATGATACTTGCATATCCCATACATACATGTTatttactttgacattttttatgtgACATGTGATATGACTTTGTGTAATGCAGAAGAAGAAGTCTCGGTGGAAAAGAGAGATAACGACCCAGAGTCTGATTCATCGTCACTCCCCTCAATTGAGGATGAAAAGAATAGTGGAAAAGAAAATTCCCAAGatgataaaaagaagaaaaccatgaaaaaagagcagaaaaaagaaaaaagcaacgGAGGTCAAAAGGTGAGCCCATAAGTGATGTCATCAATCTAAATTAGTCAGATCAAAACAAACGAGCTTTGTAAAGTTTAATGAAGTCGGTAAGTGTCCTGACTCTTCATATTGAGTATTCCTTTGATGGGTCAGGAGACAGCGTGCAAGATGAATGGTAGAAAAGCAAAGCTGAAGTTTTCAAAATGGATCACTAAAACAGGTGTAAATTAGGTAAATGTAGGGTTAGGGTAAATGATATGTTTTCCTCACAACCTGCTTGTCCTCGAAATTATCCAGCAGGGTGACAAAGCTGTCGTGAGGCTCAAGCGCTACATTTCTCTCTGTGGTCTGAGGCCGAATTACAAGAAGCTCCTCGATGGCTGTCGCTCTGTTCGCTCCCAGGTGGCTGTTCTGAAGAAGGAGCTTGAAGAACTTGGTGTCCATGGTCAGTGGGAGTACATTCACCTATTAACAGACCACACATTCAGGGCATAAttcctgcatttttttttttacatttgcctAATTATAAGGTATCTTGAatgcattttctgttgattCTAAGGGGTAAAAgtagcctgacgtcgtcatactcagattctagtcagaatatgagtctgatactcctccattgggctgtgattatggggcgtgtttcaactgaaccaggaaagaaaatgcctctgcactcaattgaatagacctacaaccaatcggAGCAACAGAGACGGACTTTacagaagctgcaagtcaaaggcaggcttcggCAGAGCAAATGCAGAGGCGACagtttccgtgtgtgtgtgtgtgtgtgtgtgtgtgtgtgtttattttatttatatatatatatatatatatatatatacacacatacacacgtggttgtggttctctgttcctcttttaaaatgaatgcgctgtcgatatcttctataacagacgtgatggcagccatctttgttgtaaacaaattcaacccaagcgctctttggtgacgtggttgattacgttactgttgatcatctgtccatcatcgtataaagcccgccctgacaatttgattggtccaaacagctctggttcgagcatagttgctccacaacggattaAGTCcatgtcggtacacgatccgttctgcctgcacgatccgttctgcacatgcgcaagataatactgttttaccgaggatacgacctgcacgatctgttccacgctagcctatggctagcctccaccgggaagctaacgttagtttagctaacagctaattcggctaaccgctagcggacagctagattcagtctaaaataacgttaactcaaacttaatgggaaaagcagctacagctaaattaagacttcacagtaataacaataaagacaagtattgagtgattgtattttaaatgagcacaagtaaagtagaactgacgtaacagctgttatatatgttaggtgtttgttatatatgtcaacgtttattttcaagttttattttgagggtcttttaaagttattacatgctgtctcagctagcagttagccgaattatcTGTTAGccaaactaatgttagcttgcctgtggaggctaacggcagactgctacaatcagctagcggttagccgaattagctgttagctgaactaacgttagcttggctgtcgaccggaagcgtggaacagatcgtgcagtgtcgtaaatcctcgtacaaccgcgcatgcgcgaacattttgcgcatgtgcagaacggatcgtgtaccgacagtccagaccgaacttcctgACCtgaaatgttgtgggcggggttaagttcggctggcatccaggctagggTAAAAGAGAATAGGGAAATTTGTGGCCCCAAAAAAACGAATCCTAATGTTCTGTGGTGTCACCAGAAGGCCAACTTCACACCCAACCTacacaaaaaatatcaaaattaaactaCCAGTCTGCCAAGACATTTACCAAGCCCCTACCTCTGTAGTTCTGCAGTGTGGCATTTGTAAACAATGTCAAAGGTTTAAGTTTTTATTCTTAATAATTGATACAATATGATTAACTCAGGGAACCATGGGTTAAAGTGATAACGTGCATTTGTGTCTTTTCACACAGGTCAGCCATCTGTTAAGAAATGCAAAATAGTCCGATTGAAAAGAGAGGAAACTCAGGAACTAGCAGAGCTTGATGTCAGCAACATCATTGCCACAAAAGGTAACAATTTGAATAATCCAAACCTTTATTGCCCCTAGGGGAATTTGCTTTGCACATAgcataaaagaacattaaataCACCAACAACCATACATGACAGCACAAAAAATAAACGTGTTGTTAATTTGTCTTGTATGCACCATTGAGGTAAAGTTAGCAAAAAATGTATGCTTTTAAATTGAGGGTGTTTGTCATTATAGTGTACTATTACAAATTAAGAACTTTAGACATTTACTAATTTCTCAAATAGGAAACTGTCCACCATCCAAAGCAGTATCAAACATGCTGCATACACCACATACTGTAAAATATTACCTATAGTTGTGGTTTATAACCTGGTTGGATCAAGAAGTGCATAGTGCACCTATAGCATAAGTGTAATTTACGTAAGTTATGTAAGTTACGCCCTTGACCTATAGTAATGCTATTTTTGCAATTGTCTGTAATGTTGAAGTGATTCAGTCACAAGTATTGTTAATCATTTTATTGCACATGCAAAATGtgtaataataatctaataataatgattattaGAACCACTAATGTGGGTACCTCTCTCAGGTCGACCTAAACGCAGAGCAGCCTCAGCATGGCAGGAAAAATGCGAGCCTCCGTCCTCGACATATCTGCACACTCTGAACTCCGGCTCTGACAGTAATGAGGAAAACAATTCACACAGAGGGCGCAAGAGAACAGACTGGGCCAACCTGCAGGGGATCATCAGTGATGATGCAGACAGCAACTGACATGGACAATTCCTCTTGCAAGTGTTTGCAATTTTTCAGAGGCCACTTTGGATGTGGAcattcctttttctttgttcAAGTTGGGTTTTGGTCTTTACAAATCGTTTTGATACTGAATGTGAtactaaatatttttaaaacccTAATAAATTGATACATGAGGTGacatgtattgtaatgtaaaatgtacatctgttatatatttcaaataaaagTACTTTGCTCTAATGAAACAGCAATTTTATTCTAACCTAAATTAAAACATGAGGAGTGCTAATGTATTATTGCTTTTTCCTAATTGaatgaaatactgtatataaaacgggcaacaacaacaatacagGATAGCATTACAGGAATCAGCCAGCATTATACTAGTGGCCATCAGTGGCGCCGGCAGGATTTTATTTCTTACTACGCAGAAGAATCGCCTGCACTCTAGTAGGTAGGTTACTACGCGCACACATACAGTCTGTTAGCGAGTGAGGGAGAttgatttatgttttttgtaCTAACGTTACCGATACAACATCACCATACAGTTCTAATTAGCCTATCGTACACTTTTCAAATACCAGCCAACAGGCCGGTGTACACCACTGCAGCTTTATACGCACGTCATTTGCAGAAGTTATGCTAGTACGCCACACATCCAGCCACACATTGTCACCCAATATTCATACTTCCACATGGTGTCAATAATGTAGTCATATCTGTAGTGCCtttcaaaaaaaactaaataagtcACTGAGGGGCGAACAGTTTAACTTATTCCGGACTCCTACTCTGGGGTAAAACTGTGAGCTTTATTATTTTGGATTCGGCGATTTATTCACAATCGTATTCACATGCTGCAATGTTCCACTTACGAGTCGGAGACAAGAGTAAAGTTCTCGCATTAAACGGTTTGTTAAAGCACTATAAAGGTACCGAGAAAACATTGTGTCGCAATGTCTCACAGAAAAAAACTGCGCTGTCAACAGActgtaacaacaaaaacaacagagatTTCGTCTTCAGCCGGCCAGGCAGAAATGTGCAGTAATTCTGTATCCAGACGTTGTGTGACTAAGAACAGCATACACATGTGTTGTCGTACACAACGTAACCCCGCAACAACGAAGCAAGTAACAAGAAATATCTCATTGACCTGACAGAGTGCGTGCGGTGCGGACCATACCGCACCTACCTCTCCCGTAGGACCGGTCCGTTTGCAAAATAAATCCGAGTTTACAAACATTAGttccggtgttacaccgaaatctgtgacccatcgagatcggtgtccccctacctcaacctgaaccaaacccctgtccctaaccttaaccacggaagggggcgctacgcttttaacaggagggacacagatcacgacgggtcacagatttcggtgcaacaccggAAATGTGACGCAGATATTTTCAGGGGAAACACTGTGAGTGTTCAAGCTGCTCAAGTCAACTCATAATTCCCGGAGTAATCACTAATAATTGTAATGCTTTTGTAATCTCTCCAAGGTTAATACACTATGACCACCAAATGGTACACCGATATGGGGagaaatgtgtttaaaacaTACATTTGCACTCTATTTTAAGGCCTCAAGCCCTCAGTACGCCACAGAACATACTATTTCATACAATGAAAAGAAGACATTAATTGTGTAGCCTAACCCTTTTCCTGTGAGTTTTGGTATATTCTCTAAAAGTAAATTAACTTAGAGCTCATGCTACACATTTCATGCAGGAATGGATGATAATGGACCAGATAAGGTCTTTGCTGAGCTCAAGACCAGGGACATCGGAGGATGGGGTGTTGCTCAGATAGCTGCTGGCAGTGGGCTTGCTGTATATGCTATGTGGGTGGGAATCCTCCAGCCAGGCTTCCGAAAAGTCCCCTTGAGCCTACAGGTATGGTCTACATCTTCAATAACTATTGATGTAACTAATTTTGTAATTGTACATTGATGTTTTTATCAGaagttctatacaatttcttCTAGGTCCCATACATTCCTGCCAGCAAAGCTCAAGTAGATCATGTAATGACATTGCTGAGAGGTCGAAAGGGAGGCCTTGTAGATTTGGGATCTGGTGATGGTCGCATTGTAAGTATAAGCATATTTGGGCTCCTTTTTCTTGCACTGGAGAGCAATGGGTTTTGACCGGGGTCATTTTGAACCCTAAAGGTCTTGGAAGCCCATCGGCAGGGTTTCACTCCTGCTGTTGGTTATGAGCTCAACCCTTGGCTTGTTCTCATGGCCCGCTTTCATGCGTGGAGAGCAGGCCATCATGAAAAAGTGTCGTACCGACGTGAAGATCTCTGGAAGGTTTGACATTTATCACTTGTATGCATTAGTAACACTCCTGTTCAAATTTGCTAGACCTAAGTTACGCCGGCCACCATTTAATGAcgacattttacagttttattGTAATTTGTCTTGGCAACAATATGTTATTGCAACAACATAATAGTTTGAATGGAAATGTCCGCTCAAACTAGAAAAAGATAGCAAGAATGACACAGTCAGACTccctcacatacacatacattgttCCTAGTGGTCTAGGTTGCCCTTGTGGTTTACTTTATTCTGGCCATTTGAATACTAAaagaacattgtttttttatgtgatcagtgtatttgtgttattttatgCTGAATTGTTAATAAAGTGGCCTATTTACCACCTCCCTTGTATCTTCAGGTCGACTTGACAGAATGCAAGAATGTCACAGTGTTTTTGGCTCCAAGCGTGGTGAGTAATATAGAGAtccatgtatgtgtatgtgtcatATGTGTATGAAGGGTACATAACAACAGTATTCCCTTGACGGTATAACATACCCTGTGTGTACACTCTCCATATGGGTTTGTTTTTGGCTGTTGCATTTTCTCTTGAATTTTTAGTTTTTACCTTGCTGGGATAGCATATTCCTTAAACAGACAGGTGTAATTAGACAACTTCAGAAGAAATTTTGGACTCCATGGTGGAGCTACTTTTCTACAGGCATGATgaagtaaaaatgtaaatgctttGTGTGTGATGGTCAAAAGATCCCTACTACTGTGGAAATGTCTTTGTCTCAGCAAGTGTGGAACGTGGCTTTTCAGGCTCTGGACGTTAAAGGTGGCTTGTGTGTTTTTAGTACAAACAGTAACAACAGTATTCCTGTGTATAGTACATCCCTTGacgtagagctgggcgatatggagaaaaaatcaaatttcacaatatttttgaccatatgcatcaatgtcgatatttctgcgatattgtagggttgacttttggtgctttcacaaaaatgacacaatgagattttagatgaATAATCATCAATGTCAATATAATGACTTAGTGgctaaaggcaaataacagaacatcTAGAaaagtctggtaaattcagaaaattacatcactttactgtattgcagcctttaaaaccaggaaaagacaacacttgtttaagaaatttaagacgatatctagtctcatatgtTTTGATGTCGATACATATGGGTGTGagatattaatattattaggCGTGGTGGGtcaagagatttttttttttagaaatagaGAAGCAGCCTCACTTCTAAATTGTTTGTAATTTGTTACCTGAGTACCATGACCTTACTACATTTGAACAGATCCCTGATACACCAGGGAACAAAATCTAGGAATAATCTGTCAGCACATGGTTGAGGTGCTGTTGCATTCAGATGCACATTATCATGGGTCAATTTTAACATTGCAGTAATTTTGTATTGTGCTCTTGTGTTCCTAGCTTTCATTATTGCAGCAGAAGTTGGAGGCTGAGCTTCCTGATGATGCCTTAATGGTAGCTGGTCGTTTTCCCTTCCCTGACTGGACACCCTGCAGGATTGAGGGACATGGTGTGGACAGAGCCTGGGCATATAGCATGCAAGCACAAAGACGGAACACCTTCAAGAAAAATGACAGACAGCTTACAGATATCGACCTCAACAAGGAACTAACCAATGAGAAAGGATCCACTTAAAGCTACATGGATGATTTCTTTGTACATTTGATTTGTTATTAGCAAAGTTTAAACCAGAAATTAAAGCAAGGGTTTCTGTTATATTCATAAATGTAAAACCATACCTTTGCCTTAAGAAAACTGTAGATATTTTAGGGATTACCTGCCTGGGGGGGAGTAAgcttcatttttttctgttgtgttcagTATATGctagagatgttccaataccatttttttttattcccgaTTCCAATACCTGACCTTGCGTATCGGCTAATACTGAGCACAGATCCGATACCAGTGCGTATGGATGTGATGTTATTGCTATCATTGTTGtatggcctggctcaggttcAACCGCCttttaaacatgaacaaatacagAAAATTAATGTCATAgaactttctgtttttatcaagTTTGAAAGTTGGTCATACagtaaaaagaacataaataaactattttaaaGTAGATGGTGCAGCTAGTTTTCTACAGGTATGATgaagtaaaaatgtaaatgctttGTGTGTGATGGTCAAAGGCCGTTAGTAGCCTACTGTGGAAATGTCTTTGTCTCAGCAAGTTTGGAATGTGGCTATTCAGGCTCTGACGTCAAAAGGGGTTAGTGTGTTTTTCCCCAATCTCACAAACAAATTATAACACTTGTTTTATAGGGCCCATAGTGTATAAAGTGTACATGCAGTATTACTGCAGCAGTAACAACAGTATCCCTGTAGTACATCCCTTGACGGTAAAACATACCCTCTGTATGTTTGGGCTGTTGCATTTTGTCATGATTTTTTAGATTTTACCTTCCTGTGATAGTTTCTGCTATAAAGGTAATTGCTCTAATCTATGTATGGTCTTTGAATTGACCCATGCACCATGTGCTGGGCACTTAATGTGCCACCTTAATTCAGGTAATGTGTGTGCAGTATTTGGATGAAATTCCGCTGTGGCTGACATTCAATATTTTACAGTGACTAAAACATGTCATTGTAAGCAGCCATATGGACATACAGCATTAATGGATATGAGAAAAGGCGCAGTGGAGATATCCCTAGAGGTGCAGAGTAGACTTCATCA
This window of the Sander lucioperca isolate FBNREF2018 chromosome 21, SLUC_FBN_1.2, whole genome shotgun sequence genome carries:
- the antkmt gene encoding adenine nucleotide translocase lysine N-methyltransferase; amino-acid sequence: MDDNGPDKVFAELKTRDIGGWGVAQIAAGSGLAVYAMWVGILQPGFRKVPLSLQVPYIPASKAQVDHVMTLLRGRKGGLVDLGSGDGRIVLEAHRQGFTPAVGYELNPWLVLMARFHAWRAGHHEKVSYRREDLWKVDLTECKNVTVFLAPSVLSLLQQKLEAELPDDALMVAGRFPFPDWTPCRIEGHGVDRAWAYSMQAQRRNTFKKNDRQLTDIDLNKELTNEKGST
- the hirip3 gene encoding HIRA-interacting protein 3 isoform X1; amino-acid sequence: MVSEKERAGIRRFVCGQLRDEPDLSTLTLGILKRRYLAHVGCESLNPEARNVMKQVVKEELVKMQEKDENGSELETAKPQNKRKRDKENDEVISGKEEDDDVDESRAKKSRRQSTSSSESEDKEECETGSEEEAQMKSESEDAEQEVKNSKRIKNGNRKPQINSEDSSDEDVNKSEKKGNESDCDNSPKEMVIKRANATKTGETRSSNTSQGKTAQSDEENETDTDSKSEKSEKSNDSSDDSEKEEEVSVEKRDNDPESDSSSLPSIEDEKNSGKENSQDDKKKKTMKKEQKKEKSNGGQKQGDKAVVRLKRYISLCGLRPNYKKLLDGCRSVRSQVAVLKKELEELGVHGQPSVKKCKIVRLKREETQELAELDVSNIIATKGRPKRRAASAWQEKCEPPSSTYLHTLNSGSDSNEENNSHRGRKRTDWANLQGIISDDADSN
- the hirip3 gene encoding HIRA-interacting protein 3 isoform X2, with protein sequence MVSEKERAGIRRFVCGQLRDEPDLSTLTLGILKRRYLAHVGCESLNPEARNVMKQVVKEELVKMQEKDENGSELETAKPQNKRKRDKENDEVISGKEEDDDVDESRAKKSRRQSTSSSESEDKEECETGSEEEAQMKSESEDAEQEVKNSKRIKNGNRKPQINSEDSSDEDVNKSEKKGNESDCDNSPKEMVIKRANATKTGETRSSNTSQGKTAQSDEENETDTDSKSEKSEKSNDSSDDSEKEEEVSVEKRDNDPESDSSSLPSIEDEKNSGKENSQDDKKKKTMKKEQKKEKSNGGQKGDKAVVRLKRYISLCGLRPNYKKLLDGCRSVRSQVAVLKKELEELGVHGQPSVKKCKIVRLKREETQELAELDVSNIIATKGRPKRRAASAWQEKCEPPSSTYLHTLNSGSDSNEENNSHRGRKRTDWANLQGIISDDADSN